From Myxococcus stipitatus, one genomic window encodes:
- the glgA gene encoding glycogen synthase GlgA: MKILFISSEVAPFSKTGGLGDVAGALPAALAALGHDVKVVTPRYRDVKEARRLSPTGHSLQLRFPFGEQQGPILSARLSERLEVLFLENAAFYGDRHGLYGDAFGEFGDNARRFAYLSVGALQAAQRLGFVPDIVHANDWQTGLVPVALRRGFQATALARAKSVFTIHNLAYQGLFSKHVMEDLGLPWELFTADGGLEFHDTVNLLKGGLVFADALTTVSPTYAREIQTPEQGYGLDGLLRHRAHRLTGILNGIDTHEWNPVTDPYLPARYSARELDGKDRCKRELLARFGLPWSDAPVFGIVSRLAWQKGVDLLLEALPVALQADLRFVAVGSGEAPLEDGLRALQARFPQQVAIHLGFDTALSHLVEAGSDFFLMPSRYEPCGLNQMYSLRYGTVPVVRATGGLVDTVEGGLGGNGILFEAFHKAALVAAFRRALALYADPPRLTEFRRRGMDKDFSWDASASRYVALYQSLVSG; this comes from the coding sequence ATGAAGATTCTCTTCATCTCCTCGGAGGTGGCTCCGTTCTCGAAGACGGGGGGGCTGGGGGACGTGGCGGGCGCGCTGCCGGCGGCGCTCGCCGCGCTCGGCCACGACGTCAAGGTCGTCACCCCGCGCTACCGCGACGTGAAGGAGGCGCGGCGGCTGTCGCCCACGGGACACTCGCTCCAGCTGCGCTTCCCCTTCGGCGAGCAGCAAGGCCCCATCCTGTCCGCCCGCCTGTCGGAGCGGCTGGAGGTGCTCTTCCTGGAGAACGCCGCGTTCTACGGCGACCGGCACGGGCTGTACGGGGACGCGTTCGGCGAGTTCGGCGACAACGCGCGCCGCTTCGCGTACCTCTCCGTGGGCGCGCTCCAGGCGGCGCAGCGGCTGGGCTTCGTCCCGGACATCGTCCACGCCAACGACTGGCAGACGGGCCTGGTCCCCGTGGCGCTGCGCCGGGGCTTCCAGGCCACCGCGCTGGCGCGGGCGAAGAGCGTCTTCACCATCCACAACCTCGCCTACCAGGGGCTCTTCTCCAAGCACGTCATGGAGGACCTCGGGCTGCCGTGGGAGTTGTTCACCGCCGACGGCGGGCTGGAGTTCCACGACACCGTGAACCTGCTCAAGGGCGGGCTCGTCTTCGCGGACGCGCTCACCACGGTGTCACCCACGTACGCGCGTGAAATCCAGACGCCGGAGCAGGGCTATGGACTGGACGGCCTCTTGCGCCACCGCGCCCACCGGCTCACGGGCATCCTCAACGGCATCGACACCCACGAATGGAACCCCGTCACCGACCCGTACCTGCCGGCGCGCTACAGCGCCCGGGAGCTGGACGGCAAGGACCGGTGCAAGCGCGAGCTGCTCGCGCGCTTCGGCCTGCCGTGGAGCGACGCGCCGGTGTTCGGCATCGTCAGCCGGCTGGCCTGGCAGAAGGGCGTGGACCTGCTGCTGGAGGCGCTGCCCGTGGCGCTCCAGGCCGACCTGCGCTTCGTCGCCGTGGGCAGCGGCGAGGCGCCCCTCGAGGACGGCCTGCGCGCCCTCCAGGCCCGCTTCCCCCAGCAGGTCGCCATCCACCTGGGCTTCGACACGGCCCTGTCTCACCTCGTGGAGGCCGGGTCGGACTTCTTCCTCATGCCCAGCCGCTACGAGCCGTGCGGCCTCAACCAGATGTACTCCCTGCGCTACGGGACGGTCCCGGTGGTGCGCGCCACCGGGGGGCTCGTGGACACCGTGGAGGGGGGGCTGGGTGGCAACGGCATCCTCTTCGAGGCCTTCCACAAGGCGGCCCTCGTGGCGGCCTTCCGCCGGGCGCTCGCCCTGTACGCGGATCCCCCCAGGCTCACGGAGTTCCGGCGCCGGGGCATGGACAAGGACTTCTCCTGGGACGCCTCGGCCAGCCGATACGTCGCCCTGTACCAATCCCTCGTCTCCGGATGA
- a CDS encoding LEA type 2 family protein — protein MGAARRALLALLAWALVSGCLGAVPLKPRAYDEAVRVEALALDFRPDGSGVLDLDLEVTNPSSDAASLTSVDFELWVEGRRVATGAQLVDAALPPSGRAPLRVLFPLAAGRGVAVTEDRPLEVRVRGGVVLRFGGTERRAPFRVQGSRKLSFVPPGRVED, from the coding sequence ATGGGCGCGGCGCGGCGGGCCCTGCTGGCGTTGCTCGCCTGGGCGCTCGTGTCCGGGTGCCTGGGCGCGGTGCCCCTCAAGCCGCGCGCCTACGACGAGGCGGTGCGCGTGGAGGCGCTGGCCTTGGACTTCCGGCCGGACGGCTCCGGCGTGCTCGACCTGGACCTGGAGGTGACGAACCCGTCGTCGGACGCGGCGTCGCTCACCTCGGTGGACTTCGAGCTGTGGGTGGAGGGCCGGCGCGTGGCCACGGGCGCGCAGCTGGTGGACGCGGCGCTGCCTCCGTCGGGGCGCGCGCCGCTGCGCGTGTTGTTCCCGCTGGCGGCCGGGCGCGGGGTGGCCGTCACGGAGGACCGGCCGCTGGAGGTGCGCGTGCGCGGGGGCGTGGTGCTGCGCTTCGGCGGGACGGAGCGGCGGGCCCCGTTCCGCGTCCAGGGCTCGCGCAAGCTGTCGTTCGTCCCGCCCGGGCGCGTGGAGGACTGA
- a CDS encoding sensor histidine kinase translates to MSEQPEGSIVRATLRALAEPRRLLPILLVSAPLVAAQTRFSDEPLAPHLGVLMCLLAAGVAPVSYRVLFPEGLDLSHGGVRVLLYGTVGSGVVLMSGFVLPKLLGLGPTFLTQPTNLVVCNALFLVGGWGLGRDIGFEETLARERARAARFALEAEQAQLLALRSHLDPHFLFNTLNAIAEWCREDGAVAEAAVLRLSTMLRTVLAGVRKASWPLSQELELMRTLFDLHLLRDPELFQLTLDIPAESRATDLPVPPLVLLPLAENAVKHGPAAGHRGPLALRVLARDAEVEVALENPGESKGPREGSAGLPTVERRLALAYGDRARLALTSAEGRTRVTVTLPRSGPHPGVLT, encoded by the coding sequence ATGTCGGAGCAGCCGGAAGGGTCCATCGTCCGCGCCACGCTGCGGGCCCTCGCGGAGCCCCGGAGGCTGTTGCCCATCCTCCTGGTGTCCGCGCCCCTCGTCGCCGCGCAGACGCGCTTCAGCGACGAGCCGCTTGCCCCGCACCTGGGCGTGCTGATGTGCCTGCTCGCCGCGGGCGTGGCGCCCGTCTCCTACCGCGTGCTCTTCCCGGAGGGCCTGGACCTGAGCCACGGCGGGGTGCGCGTGCTGCTCTACGGCACGGTGGGCAGCGGCGTGGTGCTCATGTCCGGCTTCGTGCTGCCGAAGCTGTTGGGCCTGGGCCCCACCTTCCTCACCCAGCCCACCAACCTCGTGGTGTGCAACGCGCTGTTCCTGGTGGGCGGCTGGGGGCTGGGGCGGGACATCGGCTTCGAGGAGACGCTGGCCCGCGAGCGGGCGCGCGCGGCGCGGTTCGCCCTGGAGGCGGAGCAGGCGCAGCTGCTCGCCCTGCGCAGCCACCTGGACCCGCACTTCCTCTTCAACACCCTCAACGCCATCGCCGAGTGGTGCCGCGAGGACGGCGCCGTGGCGGAGGCCGCCGTGCTGCGGCTGTCCACCATGCTGCGCACGGTGCTCGCCGGCGTGCGCAAGGCGAGCTGGCCCCTGTCGCAGGAGCTGGAGCTGATGCGCACCCTCTTCGACCTGCACCTGCTGCGCGACCCGGAGCTGTTCCAGCTCACGCTGGACATTCCCGCGGAGTCGCGCGCCACCGACCTGCCCGTCCCGCCGCTGGTGCTGCTGCCCCTGGCGGAGAACGCGGTGAAGCACGGCCCCGCCGCCGGCCACCGGGGACCGCTGGCCCTGCGCGTGCTGGCGCGCGACGCGGAGGTGGAGGTGGCCCTGGAGAACCCCGGCGAATCGAAGGGCCCCCGCGAGGGCAGCGCCGGACTGCCCACCGTGGAGCGCCGCCTGGCGCTCGCCTATGGAGACCGGGCCCGGCTGGCCCTCACCAGCGCGGAGGGCCGCACCCGCGTCACCGTCACCCTGCCCCGCTCGGGCCCCCACCCCGGAGTCCTCACGTGA
- a CDS encoding LytR/AlgR family response regulator transcription factor has protein sequence MSAPLRVLIADDELIARKRLARLLAALPDVEVCGEAADGDGVLARVREGGVDVVLLDIHMPGLTGLDALALMPEGRPRVVLCTAHAEHAVDAFEHGAVDYVLKPVEPARLQKALERARARLAEAEPRAQDAEKPGAPAASRALARLPIPTRQGIVLVDPETISHAALDDELVTVFTAQGDYLTDFTLNELADKLPAERFHRVHRRALLNLAHVARLEPLETGGYLARTHRGHAVEVSRQSARELRRMLGLRRVSEEEG, from the coding sequence GTGAGTGCGCCCCTGCGTGTCCTCATCGCCGACGACGAGCTCATCGCCCGCAAGCGCCTGGCGCGCCTGTTGGCCGCCCTGCCGGACGTGGAGGTGTGCGGCGAGGCCGCCGACGGCGACGGCGTGCTCGCCCGCGTGCGCGAGGGCGGCGTGGACGTGGTGCTCCTGGACATCCACATGCCGGGCCTCACCGGCCTGGACGCGCTGGCCCTCATGCCCGAGGGCCGCCCCCGCGTGGTGCTCTGCACCGCCCACGCCGAGCACGCGGTGGACGCCTTCGAGCACGGCGCGGTGGACTACGTCCTCAAGCCCGTGGAGCCCGCGCGCCTGCAGAAGGCCCTCGAACGGGCGCGCGCGCGGCTGGCGGAGGCGGAGCCCCGCGCCCAGGACGCGGAGAAGCCCGGCGCGCCCGCGGCCTCGCGCGCCCTGGCGCGCCTGCCCATCCCCACGCGCCAGGGCATCGTCCTGGTGGACCCGGAGACGATTTCCCACGCCGCGCTGGACGACGAGCTGGTGACGGTGTTCACCGCGCAGGGCGACTACCTCACCGACTTCACCCTCAACGAGCTGGCGGACAAGCTGCCCGCGGAGCGCTTCCACCGCGTCCACCGCCGGGCGCTGCTCAACCTCGCCCACGTCGCGCGGCTGGAGCCGCTGGAGACGGGCGGCTACCTGGCCCGGACGCACCGGGGCCACGCCGTGGAGGTCAGCCGCCAGTCCGCGCGCGAGCTGCGGCGGATGCTCGGCCTGCGCCGCGTGTCGGAGGAAGAGGGCTGA
- the pdxH gene encoding pyridoxamine 5'-phosphate oxidase: MLRGVLIPPDPFQRFAEVFERAKQAIPVDPNAMVVASVGADGRPSARVVLLKDFDSRGFVFFTNHDSRKGHELVSHPFAALCFYWQPLDTQVRVEGRVQQVDDAEADAYFQSRARGSQVGAWASLQSQPLPSREALEARVDEVERRYAGGQVPRPPHWSGFRVVPDRIEFWHARPSRLHERHVYLRDGDGWRTQMLYP; encoded by the coding sequence ATGTTGCGCGGCGTGTTGATACCTCCCGACCCCTTCCAGCGCTTCGCCGAGGTCTTCGAGCGGGCGAAGCAGGCCATCCCGGTCGACCCCAACGCCATGGTGGTCGCCAGCGTGGGCGCGGACGGACGTCCCAGCGCGCGCGTGGTGTTGCTCAAGGACTTCGACTCCCGCGGGTTCGTGTTCTTCACCAACCACGACAGTCGCAAGGGCCACGAGCTCGTGTCGCATCCCTTCGCCGCGCTGTGCTTCTACTGGCAGCCGCTCGACACCCAGGTCCGGGTGGAGGGGCGCGTCCAGCAGGTGGACGACGCGGAGGCGGACGCGTACTTCCAGTCCCGCGCCCGGGGCAGCCAGGTGGGCGCGTGGGCCAGCCTCCAGAGCCAGCCCCTGCCGTCGCGCGAGGCGCTGGAGGCGCGCGTGGACGAGGTGGAGCGGCGCTACGCCGGAGGCCAGGTGCCCCGGCCGCCGCACTGGTCCGGCTTCCGCGTGGTGCCGGACCGCATCGAGTTCTGGCACGCCCGCCCCAGCCGGCTGCACGAGCGCCACGTGTACCTGCGCGACGGCGACGGCTGGCGCACGCAGATGCTCTACCCGTAG
- a CDS encoding serine/threonine protein kinase, with product MADAPDLGGYEVVGRLAVGGMAEVYQARARATTQRSPGEPDEVVIKRLHPSFRNDTAYVKAFVDEAKLTVRLRHTHIVRTFRLFKAGPDYLMVQELVSGRTLGYMQELLLKAGAAMPPESACYIAWCLLKALDYIHRAKVGENGATIVHRDVNPANVLLGINGDVKLTDFGVAEVEGLMRGDSGALRGTLPYMSPEQVLGQAVDARTDLFAVGVILWELFASRRLHVGESEADLMHQVRDARVPLLSSLVPELPDYAVQVVRKALFADRVRRFQSAAEFIKALEALARRAGWPLTVEALQPLLGG from the coding sequence GTGGCGGATGCTCCGGACCTGGGTGGTTATGAGGTAGTCGGCCGGTTGGCTGTGGGCGGCATGGCGGAGGTGTACCAGGCGAGAGCCCGGGCCACCACGCAGCGCTCTCCCGGTGAGCCGGATGAAGTCGTCATCAAGCGGTTGCACCCGTCGTTCCGCAACGACACCGCCTACGTGAAGGCGTTCGTCGACGAGGCGAAGCTGACGGTGCGGTTGCGGCACACGCACATCGTCCGGACGTTCCGCCTGTTCAAGGCGGGGCCGGACTACCTCATGGTGCAGGAGCTCGTGAGTGGCCGGACGCTGGGCTACATGCAGGAGCTGCTGCTCAAGGCCGGCGCGGCGATGCCGCCCGAGTCCGCGTGCTACATCGCCTGGTGCCTGCTCAAGGCGCTCGACTACATCCACCGGGCGAAGGTGGGGGAGAACGGCGCCACCATCGTCCACCGCGACGTCAACCCGGCCAACGTGCTGCTGGGCATCAACGGCGACGTGAAGCTGACGGACTTCGGCGTGGCGGAGGTGGAGGGGCTGATGCGGGGCGACTCCGGCGCGCTGCGCGGCACGCTGCCGTACATGAGCCCGGAGCAGGTGCTGGGGCAGGCGGTGGACGCGCGCACGGACCTGTTCGCGGTGGGCGTCATCCTCTGGGAGCTGTTCGCCAGCCGCAGGCTGCATGTCGGGGAGAGCGAGGCGGACCTGATGCACCAGGTGCGCGACGCGCGCGTGCCGCTGTTGTCCTCGCTGGTGCCGGAGCTGCCGGACTACGCGGTGCAGGTGGTGCGCAAGGCGCTCTTCGCGGACCGGGTGCGTCGCTTCCAGTCCGCGGCGGAGTTCATCAAGGCGCTGGAGGCGCTGGCCCGTCGCGCGGGCTGGCCCCTCACGGTGGAGGCGCTCCAGCCCCTGCTGGGGGGCTGA
- the hemG gene encoding protoporphyrinogen oxidase, with translation MTVAVVGGGISGLVVAWRLRSRGIAAVVLETTSRLGGVVGTHVRHGFAVETGPNSFLDREPAMRELAAALGLEDRIRAADVSAKRRYVYTRGRMRSVPASPPAFLASDVLPTGAKLRVLAEVFSARGPSGVDESLADFGRRHLGRTATEVLLDAVQTGIYAGDVERLSVRATFPQLVALEQEHRSLILGAIRTQRAQRKALPPGPAAPARLSGALSTFEGGLGALPHALATALGDAARVSASVEGLTRVEGGWRLAVEEHGRRAELDATHVVLAVPAYVAQRLVRPLDDALAGHLSGIDYAPIAAVHLGFAAGTTPAPDGFGFLVPPREEKRLLGAIHASTVFPFRVEGGGVLYTCMVGGARRPELVALDEAQLVTLAREELKALAGVDAAPSLTQVFRWPRGIPQYQVGHLARMDAIDAALARWPGLHLTGNAYRGVGINDCVRNGLRLADALADASRA, from the coding sequence ATGACTGTCGCCGTCGTAGGAGGTGGGATTTCAGGTCTGGTCGTCGCCTGGCGATTGCGCTCACGCGGTATCGCTGCCGTCGTCCTGGAGACAACCTCCCGGCTCGGGGGCGTGGTGGGGACACACGTGAGACACGGCTTCGCGGTGGAGACGGGGCCCAACAGCTTCCTGGACCGCGAACCCGCAATGCGTGAGCTGGCGGCGGCGCTGGGATTGGAAGACAGGATTCGCGCGGCGGATGTGTCGGCGAAGCGTCGGTATGTCTACACGCGCGGGCGGATGCGCTCGGTGCCGGCCTCGCCCCCCGCGTTCCTCGCTTCGGACGTGCTGCCGACAGGCGCGAAGCTGCGGGTGCTGGCCGAGGTGTTCAGCGCGCGGGGCCCCTCGGGGGTGGACGAGTCGCTCGCGGACTTCGGGCGGCGGCACCTGGGGCGCACCGCGACGGAGGTGCTGCTGGACGCGGTGCAGACGGGCATCTACGCCGGGGACGTGGAGCGGCTGAGCGTGCGCGCCACCTTCCCGCAGCTCGTGGCGCTGGAGCAGGAGCACCGCAGCCTCATCCTCGGCGCCATCCGGACGCAGCGCGCCCAGCGCAAGGCGCTGCCCCCGGGCCCCGCCGCGCCCGCGAGGCTCTCCGGCGCGCTGTCCACCTTCGAGGGGGGCCTGGGCGCCCTCCCCCACGCGCTGGCCACCGCCCTGGGCGACGCGGCGCGCGTGTCCGCGTCCGTGGAGGGCCTGACGCGCGTGGAGGGCGGCTGGCGGCTGGCGGTGGAGGAGCACGGCCGGCGCGCGGAGCTGGACGCGACGCACGTGGTGCTCGCGGTGCCCGCGTACGTGGCCCAGCGGCTGGTACGGCCCCTGGACGACGCGCTCGCGGGGCACCTTTCGGGCATCGACTACGCGCCCATCGCCGCCGTCCACCTGGGCTTCGCCGCGGGGACGACGCCCGCACCGGACGGCTTCGGCTTCCTCGTCCCCCCGCGCGAGGAGAAGCGGCTGCTGGGCGCCATCCACGCGTCCACCGTGTTCCCGTTCCGCGTGGAGGGCGGCGGCGTGCTCTACACGTGCATGGTGGGCGGGGCGCGCAGGCCGGAGCTGGTGGCGCTGGACGAGGCCCAGCTGGTGACGCTGGCGCGCGAGGAGCTGAAGGCCCTGGCGGGCGTGGACGCCGCGCCGTCCCTCACCCAGGTCTTCCGGTGGCCCCGGGGCATCCCCCAGTACCAGGTGGGCCACCTGGCCCGCATGGACGCCATCGACGCGGCGCTGGCGCGCTGGCCCGGGCTGCACCTGACGGGCAACGCCTACCGGGGCGTGGGCATCAACGACTGCGTCCGCAACGGGCTGCGGCTCGCGGACGCGCTGGCGGACGCCTCCCGCGCCTGA
- a CDS encoding SDR family oxidoreductase has protein sequence MRYVITGASRGIGFEFVQQLLLRGDVVDAGVRSEEGLRRLQPLIRDFGGRLRARVLDVADEASVRTFAEVVDERPVDVLINNAGVPGLWCSLTDVDYADVVRTFAVNALGPLRVTTALLPALLRGSARKVAYVTSRMGSLSANEEGGAYAYRMSKVALNMGVRNLSRDLRGQGIVSVLLHPGWVKTDMGGPDAPLPPSDSVRGMLQIIDELRFEHSGRFFDYQGQEVPW, from the coding sequence ATGCGCTACGTCATCACTGGAGCCAGCCGAGGCATTGGGTTCGAATTCGTCCAACAGCTTCTCCTGCGCGGCGATGTGGTCGACGCGGGAGTGCGTTCCGAGGAGGGCCTGCGGCGATTGCAGCCGCTGATACGTGACTTCGGAGGCCGGCTGCGCGCGCGCGTGCTGGACGTCGCGGACGAGGCCAGCGTGAGGACCTTCGCGGAGGTCGTGGACGAGCGGCCGGTGGACGTGCTCATCAACAACGCGGGCGTCCCCGGCCTGTGGTGCTCGCTGACGGACGTCGACTACGCGGACGTGGTGCGCACCTTCGCCGTCAACGCGCTGGGGCCGCTGCGTGTCACCACCGCGCTGCTGCCCGCGCTGCTGCGCGGCTCGGCGCGCAAGGTGGCGTACGTCACCTCGCGCATGGGCTCGCTGAGCGCCAACGAGGAGGGCGGCGCGTACGCCTACCGCATGTCCAAGGTCGCGCTGAACATGGGCGTGCGCAACCTGTCCCGGGACCTGCGCGGCCAGGGCATCGTCTCCGTGCTCCTGCACCCCGGCTGGGTGAAGACGGACATGGGCGGGCCGGACGCGCCGCTGCCACCGAGCGACTCGGTGCGCGGGATGCTCCAGATCATCGACGAGCTGCGCTTCGAGCACAGTGGCCGCTTCTTCGACTACCAGGGCCAGGAGGTGCCCTGGTAG
- a CDS encoding TolB family protein → MASSLALAACGGEALDASEELAAGTVVQQVIVPDDGESASSDRRIIVYLTGDQSLYAVSGGRTTLVAKRSGAPSLAPNGREVVYAKLPDSWRVGDAVRDTELHVYNVKNGKDEKLTSGHDDTDPTWTPDGKHVLFRSQRRTGLASFWKVKANGKHLEQVTNAKCAAPTDLSYVPASLEGSPVQWAPADRRIIVYITSQPNDSDVRVIEFDKGYDVASAYSLGKGFAPQWTGEGTLVFKRNVKGVVVDVEVSL, encoded by the coding sequence ATGGCTTCCTCCCTGGCGCTGGCCGCGTGCGGTGGCGAGGCGCTGGACGCTTCCGAGGAGCTGGCCGCGGGGACGGTGGTTCAGCAGGTGATTGTTCCGGACGACGGGGAGAGCGCGTCGTCGGACCGCCGCATCATCGTCTACCTGACCGGTGACCAGTCGTTGTACGCGGTGAGTGGAGGACGGACGACGTTGGTGGCCAAGCGCAGCGGCGCGCCGTCGCTCGCTCCGAATGGCCGCGAGGTCGTCTACGCGAAGCTGCCCGACTCGTGGCGGGTCGGCGACGCGGTGAGGGACACCGAGCTGCACGTCTACAACGTGAAGAACGGCAAGGACGAGAAGCTGACGTCCGGCCACGACGACACGGACCCCACGTGGACGCCGGACGGCAAGCACGTGCTGTTCCGCTCCCAGCGCCGCACGGGCCTGGCGTCGTTCTGGAAGGTGAAGGCCAACGGCAAGCACCTGGAGCAGGTGACCAACGCGAAGTGCGCGGCGCCGACGGACCTGTCCTACGTGCCCGCGTCCCTCGAGGGCAGCCCCGTGCAGTGGGCCCCGGCGGACCGTCGCATCATCGTCTACATCACGTCACAGCCGAACGACAGCGACGTGCGCGTCATCGAGTTCGACAAGGGCTACGACGTGGCGTCCGCCTACAGCCTGGGCAAGGGCTTCGCGCCCCAGTGGACCGGCGAGGGCACGCTCGTCTTCAAGCGCAACGTGAAGGGCGTCGTGGTCGACGTCGAGGTGAGCCTGTAG